The genomic window TGCCAGCTCCACGGAGATGGGCTTCTTCTGGAGGCGAGCCGCGCGCTCCACGGGCGTCCAGACGTTGGCAAAACCTTCGAACATGCGCGTGCTCCGATTTCTCCTCATTGGATGAACGACCGGAGCGATCGTCTCCCGCGAACGCCTCGCGAAACTTCCGGCCGGCTGGCGCATCCAAGGCAGCCGGCTACACTTTCAGGCCAAGGAACCCCATGCGACCCACTGTCCTTGCGCTGGCCAGCCTCCTCGTCGCCTGCGGAAGCTCCGCGCCAACTTCGGGCTCGACTGGCACGACGGCAAGTTCGGGTGGTGCGACGAACTCGAATTCTGCGTCGAGCTCGAGTGGATCGTCGGGCGACTCGGGGGCTGCAGCCAGTTCGACTGCCTCCTCGATGGGCACGTCAAGCGGGTCCTCGGCCAGCAGCGACGGAAGCAGCTCCAGCACAGGCTCGACTGGCAGCGCCTCATCGACCAGCAGCTCGAGCGGCTCCACCGCCAGCAGCGGGAGCGGCTCGAGCACGGGTACATCGGGAGCGCCCGATCCGGCGATCGACGGGCCCTATTCCATCGGCACCTTGAGCGACTCGTACTCCGTCTCGGGCGAGAGCTCGGCGATCCCGGTGACCGCCACCTATCCCGTGAGCGGCCCGACCGCCGGACCGTTTCCAGTGGTGGTCATCGCGCACGGCTTCCAGATTCCGGCATCCGCGTACGACGGCTACGCGCACCGGCTGGCGACGTTTGGCTACGTGGCGCTCAATGCCGACTATCCCGCTTCATTGTTCTCGCCCAACCACGCGCAGGCCGCGCTCGATGTGCTCGGCGCGCTCGACTGGGCCTCGGCGCAGAACGCGAGCCAGACCAGCCCGCTGGCGGGTCTCGTCGACGTGCAGAACGCGGGGATCACCGGTCACTCGCTGGGCGGCAAGCTCTCCATCCTCGCCGCGGCCGAGGACACGCGGGTCAAGGCGGTGATCGCGCTCGATCCCGTCGACGACGCGAGCAACTGTTCGCCCGCCGCGTGCCCGTCGGCAGCGAGCCGCATGCCGCTCGCCGTGCCCACCGGCTTCCTGGGTGAGACGCTCGACGAGCAAGCCGGGTTCGGCGGCCAGGCCTGCGCGCCCGCGAATGAGAATTTTCAGTCGCTCT from Deltaproteobacteria bacterium includes these protein-coding regions:
- a CDS encoding dienelactone hydrolase family protein codes for the protein MSDSYSVSGESSAIPVTATYPVSGPTAGPFPVVVIAHGFQIPASAYDGYAHRLATFGYVALNADYPASLFSPNHAQAALDVLGALDWASAQNASQTSPLAGLVDVQNAGITGHSLGGKLSILAAAEDTRVKAVIALDPVDDASNCSPAACPSAASRMPLAVPTGFLGETLDEQAGFGGQACAPANENFQSLYALASTPSLEVDVLGADHMSFLDSTSGCLVCGFCQTATAPQQQVIELSRAMVAAFYERYLRGDTRYDDYLVGATAQQRYVATSQASIAAK